In a genomic window of Magnolia sinica isolate HGM2019 chromosome 14, MsV1, whole genome shotgun sequence:
- the LOC131224876 gene encoding pectinesterase inhibitor-like, producing MAHIPSILLFLLFSLPPYLSTARVIINDDYSIFEVYTICKQTTDFDFCSQALNSDPRTPTADLVTFSEISLDLASRNATDTSKYISQLLSKATDPVIKEHLSVCSQAYKSAIEEIGEAYKLLQSKSYEALSKEAVAVRAKPVVCENSFKGTQSPLTSKNENLERLAVIVGVIADLLG from the coding sequence ATGGCCCACATTCCTTCCATCCTTCTCttcctccttttctctcttcctccATATCTTTCCACAGCAAGGGTTATCATCAACGATGACTACTCCATTTTTGAAGTATACACCATATGCAAGCAAACCACCGACTTCGATTTCTGTTCCCAAGCTCTCAATTCCGATCCTCGCACTCCAACCGCTGATCTCGTTACCTTCTCTGAGATTTCTCTAGATCTAGCGTCCCGCAATGCGACGGACACGTCTAAGTACATCTCTCAATTGCTCAGCAAGGCCACAGATCCTGTTATTAAGGAACATCTTAGTGTTTGTTCTCAGGCTTACAAGAGCGCAATCGAAGAGATTGGAGAGGCGTATAAGCTTCTGCAGTCTAAATCATATGAGGCCTTGAGCAAGGAGGCGGTGGCTGTCCGTGCGAAGCCAGTAGTGTGTGAGAATTCGTTCAAAGGAACACAGTCGCCATTGACGAGTAAGAATGAGAATTTGGAACGGCTAGCTGTCATCGTTGGGGTGATTGCCGATCTTCTTGGATGA